The following are from one region of the Terriglobia bacterium genome:
- a CDS encoding cytochrome c oxidase subunit 3 produces the protein MMFGGLFTAYLIYRLKYYPAFVAGSTSISVSWGFANTLVLIASSFTMAMTVWAAQNGRRKTQVWLLLATMLLGAAFLGVKAKEYYDKWDECHIPGHVIGKGFNAWGGCSATDKSLGNIAEEIRDPKHHGNSNVTEISAEQTAKRTEIFFSFYFLMTGLHAFHMVIGLGLLGWLLLRAKSGEFGPAYYTPIELGGLYWHFVDIVWIFLFPLLYLISRHQHGV, from the coding sequence ATGATGTTTGGCGGACTCTTTACCGCATACCTGATCTACCGCCTCAAGTATTACCCGGCCTTCGTCGCCGGCAGCACCAGCATCAGCGTTTCATGGGGATTCGCCAATACGCTGGTTCTGATCGCCAGTAGCTTCACCATGGCCATGACGGTTTGGGCGGCGCAAAATGGTAGGCGCAAAACGCAGGTCTGGCTGCTTCTGGCTACCATGCTCCTGGGTGCGGCGTTCCTTGGCGTAAAAGCTAAGGAGTATTACGACAAATGGGACGAGTGCCACATCCCCGGCCACGTGATCGGCAAAGGTTTCAATGCCTGGGGCGGCTGCAGTGCCACGGACAAATCGCTGGGCAATATTGCGGAGGAAATCCGCGATCCCAAGCACCACGGCAATTCCAACGTCACTGAAATTTCGGCCGAGCAGACAGCCAAGCGGACAGAGATTTTCTTTTCCTTCTACTTCCTCATGACCGGCCTTCACGCCTTTCACATGGTGATCGGACTGGGGCTGCTGGGGTGGCTTTTACTACGCGCCAAAAGCGGGGAGTTTGGCCCTGCCTACTACACGCCCATTGAACTGGGCGGCCTGTACTGGCACTTTGTCGATATTGTATGGATTTTCCTGTTCCCATTGCTGTATTTGATCAGCCGGCACCAACACGGAGTTTAA
- the gatA gene encoding Asp-tRNA(Asn)/Glu-tRNA(Gln) amidotransferase subunit GatA gives MDLNSLTIDSTRTAIAAKQITASELVEKFYGKIKTDDPGIHAYLTLCEDRALKHAKQIDDLVSKDSPLPPLAGVPVGIKDVMVTKGIRTTAGSKILENFIPPYDCTAVARLEAAGAIVLGKMNCDEFAMGSSNENSAYGPVRNPRDKSRVPGGSSGGSAAAVAAGTAVATLGSDTGGSIRQPASFCGVVGLMPTYGRVSRYGLIAFASSLDHIGPLTKTVKDAAILLRVIAGRDPLDSTSADVPVPDYEAELLKPVNGLKIGVPREYFGDGLDAEVRAAVEAGIAKLREAGCEIVPISLPHTSYAIPTYYVIATAEVSANLARFDGVRYGYRAKGARTLSDMYRKSRDEAFGTEVKRRIMLGTYALSSGYYDAYYLKAQRVRTLLTRDFEQAFQKVDAIVTPTAPTPAFKLGEKVDDPLAMYLADIYTVTADLAGVPGISVPCGKNSAGLPIGLQVLGRHFDESTVLRVASSIESSS, from the coding sequence ATGGACCTGAACTCGCTCACTATCGACTCCACCCGAACCGCTATCGCGGCAAAACAAATTACCGCGTCCGAACTCGTGGAAAAGTTTTACGGGAAGATCAAAACTGACGATCCTGGAATTCACGCTTACCTCACTCTCTGCGAAGACCGGGCTTTAAAGCATGCGAAACAGATCGACGATCTGGTAAGCAAAGACTCTCCTCTGCCCCCGCTGGCGGGCGTCCCGGTCGGGATCAAAGATGTGATGGTCACGAAAGGAATACGCACGACGGCGGGCTCAAAGATCCTGGAAAATTTCATTCCCCCCTATGACTGCACTGCCGTGGCCCGGCTTGAAGCCGCAGGCGCAATCGTTCTGGGCAAGATGAATTGCGATGAGTTTGCCATGGGCTCGTCGAATGAGAACTCCGCCTATGGGCCTGTCCGCAACCCGCGCGATAAATCTCGCGTCCCCGGCGGCTCCAGTGGAGGTTCCGCCGCTGCCGTTGCAGCGGGAACCGCTGTTGCGACGCTGGGCTCTGACACAGGAGGCTCCATCCGCCAGCCGGCTTCTTTCTGTGGCGTGGTTGGGCTCATGCCAACCTACGGTCGCGTCTCGCGTTACGGCCTGATTGCTTTTGCTTCATCTCTTGATCACATTGGCCCACTCACCAAAACTGTGAAGGACGCGGCGATTCTCCTGCGCGTGATTGCCGGACGTGATCCGCTGGACTCAACTTCCGCCGACGTGCCTGTTCCCGACTACGAAGCTGAACTGCTAAAGCCCGTAAACGGCCTGAAGATCGGCGTGCCAAGAGAATATTTCGGCGACGGCTTGGACGCTGAAGTCCGGGCAGCCGTCGAAGCCGGGATTGCCAAACTGCGCGAAGCCGGATGCGAGATTGTGCCCATTTCCCTCCCACATACGTCTTACGCCATCCCCACTTATTACGTGATTGCGACCGCAGAGGTCTCCGCCAACCTGGCCCGCTTTGACGGCGTGCGCTACGGCTACCGTGCCAAAGGCGCTCGCACGCTTTCCGACATGTATCGCAAGAGCCGTGACGAAGCTTTTGGGACCGAAGTAAAACGCCGCATCATGCTCGGCACATACGCGTTAAGTTCCGGATATTACGATGCCTACTATCTAAAAGCTCAGCGGGTGCGCACCCTGCTGACGCGCGACTTCGAACAGGCTTTTCAGAAAGTTGATGCCATCGTAACGCCAACCGCGCCGACTCCGGCCTTCAAACTCGGCGAAAAGGTCGACGATCCCCTGGCCATGTACCTTGCCGACATCTATACCGTTACCGCCGATCTGGCCGGTGTACCGGGGATCAGCGTTCCCTGCGGCAAGAACTCGGCTGGCCTGCCCATCGGCTTGCAGGTCCTGGGACGGCACTTTGATGAGAGTACGGTGCTCCGCGTAGCTTCTTCCATCGAGTCAAGTTCCTGA
- a CDS encoding sigma-70 family RNA polymerase sigma factor, with amino-acid sequence MEVTDAAIVAQVLAGDRNAFRVLVDRHSRSIFRVIYRMTGNQQDTEELVQETFLRAYKSLERFELRANFSTWLYRIAVNRTLDFLTARKTHMQTKDTYQIVDNPDAEDSAQIQLPAQNPGPDRLVLSAEMKQKIAGALGLLTPAERVAFTMRHMEGRSIEEISQALNLKASAAKNSVFRAVQKLRQQLEPYAGPGSSTRGARWGGSAVK; translated from the coding sequence ATGGAAGTTACAGATGCAGCAATAGTGGCGCAGGTCCTGGCCGGCGACAGAAATGCTTTTCGTGTCCTGGTCGACCGCCATTCGCGCAGCATCTTCCGCGTGATCTACCGCATGACCGGGAACCAGCAGGATACGGAAGAGCTCGTCCAGGAAACTTTCCTGCGGGCCTACAAGAGCCTGGAGCGTTTTGAGCTTCGCGCCAACTTCAGCACATGGCTCTACCGGATCGCGGTGAACCGCACGCTTGACTTCCTGACCGCGAGAAAAACGCATATGCAGACGAAAGATACTTATCAGATTGTCGATAACCCTGACGCCGAGGACAGCGCGCAGATTCAGCTTCCGGCCCAAAACCCAGGGCCAGACCGGCTGGTGCTGAGCGCGGAGATGAAGCAGAAGATTGCCGGGGCACTTGGTTTACTCACGCCGGCTGAGCGCGTGGCCTTCACCATGCGCCACATGGAAGGCCGGTCTATTGAAGAGATCAGCCAAGCGCTGAACCTGAAAGCCAGCGCCGCCAAGAACAGCGTGTTCCGCGCGGTGCAAAAACTCAGGCAGCAGCTGGAACCTTATGCCGGTCCGGGTTCTTCAACGCGCGGAGCGCGGTGGGGCGGGAGCGCAGTGAAATGA
- a CDS encoding isoprenylcysteine carboxylmethyltransferase family protein, whose amino-acid sequence MKDIFNTGVAYLWTALWIVWLVSALTAKRSVQRQTIASRLEQTILVTTAFFLLFDRRLWPRWLRQRVLPAHDDALLWTGLILTAAGVSFAILARFWIGRNWSGTITIKEQHELIQSGPYRIVRHPIYTGLLLAYLSTAIVHGELRGFVGFFLLLLGFGLKLRMEEAFMVQQFGNAYLDYKQRVKALVPFVV is encoded by the coding sequence ATGAAAGACATTTTCAACACAGGCGTAGCGTACCTCTGGACAGCCCTTTGGATCGTCTGGCTGGTGAGCGCGCTTACAGCGAAGCGCAGTGTGCAGAGGCAAACTATTGCTTCACGCCTGGAGCAGACCATCCTGGTTACCACGGCATTCTTTTTACTTTTTGACCGCCGCCTTTGGCCGCGCTGGCTACGCCAGAGAGTCCTGCCTGCACACGATGACGCCTTGCTGTGGACTGGACTCATTCTTACTGCCGCCGGCGTAAGCTTTGCGATCCTGGCGCGCTTTTGGATTGGAAGAAACTGGAGCGGAACCATCACGATCAAAGAACAACATGAGCTGATTCAAAGTGGCCCGTATCGTATTGTCCGCCATCCGATTTATACCGGCTTGCTGCTGGCTTACCTGAGTACCGCGATCGTTCATGGTGAACTGCGTGGCTTTGTGGGCTTTTTCCTTTTGCTTCTGGGCTTCGGGCTCAAACTGCGGATGGAAGAAGCTTTTATGGTCCAGCAGTTTGGTAACGCATATCTGGACTACAAACAGCGCGTGAAAGCGCTGGTGCCTTTCGTGGTCTAA
- a CDS encoding DUF721 domain-containing protein, with amino-acid sequence MEAVRTGLRQIMQDLLRARPPEEAVLLAWPLVCGKEVASRTTAAAFSDGTLTVEVSDLGWRNQLQSFAPRYLSGYEGLLGQVVKSVQFKVKQSAASTQRSAPE; translated from the coding sequence ATGGAAGCTGTGCGCACCGGCTTGCGCCAAATTATGCAGGACCTGCTGCGCGCGCGACCGCCAGAAGAAGCTGTTCTGCTGGCGTGGCCGCTAGTTTGCGGTAAAGAAGTGGCGTCCCGCACCACAGCAGCAGCGTTTTCTGACGGCACACTGACCGTAGAAGTCTCGGACTTGGGCTGGCGCAATCAGCTTCAGTCTTTTGCTCCACGATATTTGAGTGGGTACGAGGGCTTGCTGGGACAGGTGGTAAAGAGCGTGCAGTTTAAAGTGAAGCAGTCGGCAGCCAGCACTCAGCGTTCAGCTCCTGAGTAG
- the gatC gene encoding Asp-tRNA(Asn)/Glu-tRNA(Gln) amidotransferase subunit GatC — MKVTEKDVAYVADLANLELTDQERQRMLKDLNSILDYIDRLNELDTSDVPPMAQISAKFGALDGKQRDGMGAAWREDVPQPSLPHAEAMKNAPESDGEFFKVPKVIEK, encoded by the coding sequence ATGAAAGTCACTGAAAAAGACGTCGCGTATGTTGCCGACCTGGCCAACCTGGAGCTCACAGACCAGGAGCGCCAGCGCATGCTCAAGGACCTGAACTCAATTCTCGACTACATTGATCGGCTGAACGAACTGGATACTTCCGATGTTCCACCGATGGCGCAGATTTCGGCAAAATTTGGCGCATTGGACGGGAAGCAGCGCGATGGCATGGGCGCGGCTTGGCGTGAAGATGTTCCGCAACCATCGTTGCCACACGCAGAAGCGATGAAGAATGCGCCGGAAAGTGATGGAGAATTCTTTAAAGTACCGAAGGTGATTGAGAAATAA
- the ctaD gene encoding cytochrome c oxidase subunit I codes for MSTATAIVKPVMPERHFLNDNYGIRSWLLTKDHKRIAILYLFSITFFFLIGGVFASLIRLHLLTPNGELFEADTYNKLFTMHGVNMVFFFLIPSVPAVLGNFLVPIMVGTKDLAFPKINLLSWYLYMAGGIFSMAAMVSGGVDSGWTFYAPLSSGYLKTHVIMLAVGVIIAGFSSIFTGLNFIVTVHRMRAPGMTWGRLPLFIWSNYAASLIMILGTPVIAITLILLALERGFHIGIFDPKLGGDPVLFQHMFWFYSHPAVYIMILPGMGVISEIVPCFSRKRIFGYSFVAFSSVAIAVFGFVVWAHHMFVAGISVYSALVFSLLSYAVAIPSAVKVFNWTATMYKGSIEMSTPMLYAMAFIGLFTIGGLTGLFLAALGLDIHIHDTYFVIAHFHYVMVGGMVTAYLGGLHFWWPKITGRMYPEAPAKLAALITFIGFNLTFFPQFLLGYMGMPRRYWAYPPEFQVLNVLSSAGASVLAVGFLLPILYFAWSLRYGEIAGNNPWQATGLEWETSSPPPTHNFHEIPIVTKDPYAYGEDAEVTVVH; via the coding sequence ATGAGTACCGCAACAGCGATCGTTAAACCGGTAATGCCGGAAAGGCATTTCCTGAACGACAATTACGGAATCAGATCGTGGCTGCTTACGAAAGACCACAAGCGCATTGCGATCCTGTACCTGTTTTCCATCACGTTCTTCTTCCTCATTGGTGGCGTGTTTGCATCGCTGATCCGGCTGCACCTGCTCACCCCAAACGGAGAGTTGTTCGAGGCTGATACCTACAACAAATTGTTCACGATGCACGGCGTGAACATGGTCTTCTTTTTCCTGATCCCATCAGTTCCCGCGGTGCTGGGCAATTTCCTGGTGCCGATTATGGTGGGCACCAAGGACCTGGCTTTCCCCAAGATCAACCTTCTGAGCTGGTATCTGTACATGGCCGGTGGCATATTTTCCATGGCTGCTATGGTCTCAGGCGGCGTGGATTCCGGATGGACCTTCTATGCCCCGCTCAGCTCCGGCTATTTAAAGACGCATGTCATCATGCTGGCCGTGGGCGTGATTATCGCCGGTTTTTCCTCGATTTTTACCGGCCTGAACTTCATTGTCACCGTCCACCGCATGCGCGCTCCCGGCATGACCTGGGGCAGGCTGCCGCTCTTTATATGGTCGAACTATGCAGCCAGCCTGATCATGATTCTGGGAACCCCGGTCATTGCGATCACCCTGATCTTGTTGGCGCTGGAACGCGGCTTCCACATTGGCATTTTCGATCCGAAACTGGGCGGCGATCCAGTGCTGTTTCAGCACATGTTCTGGTTTTACTCGCATCCCGCCGTTTACATCATGATTCTGCCCGGCATGGGCGTCATCAGCGAAATCGTTCCGTGCTTCTCCCGCAAACGAATTTTCGGATACTCGTTCGTGGCGTTCTCCAGTGTCGCAATCGCGGTTTTCGGATTTGTTGTGTGGGCGCACCACATGTTCGTGGCGGGCATCTCGGTTTATTCGGCTCTGGTTTTTTCGCTCTTAAGCTACGCGGTGGCTATCCCTTCAGCCGTGAAGGTCTTTAACTGGACCGCCACCATGTACAAGGGCTCAATCGAGATGAGTACCCCGATGCTTTACGCTATGGCGTTCATCGGCCTGTTTACCATCGGCGGATTGACCGGGCTTTTTCTGGCCGCTCTGGGTTTGGACATCCATATCCATGACACCTACTTTGTCATAGCGCACTTCCACTATGTAATGGTGGGCGGCATGGTTACGGCTTATCTGGGCGGATTGCATTTCTGGTGGCCCAAAATAACAGGACGAATGTATCCTGAAGCGCCAGCCAAGCTGGCTGCGCTGATCACGTTCATTGGATTCAACCTCACGTTCTTCCCGCAGTTTCTTCTTGGATACATGGGCATGCCGCGCCGCTATTGGGCTTATCCGCCTGAGTTCCAGGTGCTCAACGTGCTATCAAGCGCTGGCGCTTCAGTCCTGGCCGTGGGCTTCCTGCTGCCGATCCTGTACTTTGCATGGTCGCTAAGGTATGGAGAGATCGCTGGGAACAATCCGTGGCAGGCCACCGGCTTGGAATGGGAAACCAGCTCGCCGCCACCGACGCACAATTTCCACGAGATCCCGATCGTCACCAAAGATCCGTATGCCTACGGAGAAGATGCGGAGGTCACCGTTGTCCACTAG
- a CDS encoding cytochrome C oxidase subunit IV family protein — translation MSEHSHPTPGLYLVILLSLVVGTCLTWGIAFVDLGKWNPVVALTIAVIKAVLVVLFFMHVHYSSKLTKLTISAGVFWLMIMITMSLSDYLTRTFLPQ, via the coding sequence ATGTCTGAACATTCACATCCCACTCCCGGTCTTTACCTGGTAATTTTGCTTTCCTTGGTGGTCGGTACCTGCCTTACCTGGGGCATCGCTTTTGTTGATTTAGGAAAATGGAATCCGGTAGTCGCGCTTACGATCGCGGTCATTAAAGCGGTCCTGGTCGTTCTCTTCTTTATGCACGTTCATTACAGCAGCAAGCTTACCAAGCTCACGATTTCCGCCGGCGTCTTCTGGCTGATGATCATGATCACCATGAGCCTGAGCGATTATCTGACGCGGACGTTCCTGCCGCAGTAA
- a CDS encoding HEAT repeat domain-containing protein, with protein MKTWQRHILAILLAGYAVMTAAQQPAQPVAQKPKISNAKVQELSASSGLQATVDGLVQKQTAPLWIGYRIPATAKERTMCCFDSFDQEVSSASKCCIGCKLESERGSSFSGTNSDCSPPEPLPYAFIFLRAEEKQIRKIRVYSADCPLDFANLPLYWLEDVKPEQSVELLSKMALAEASESESRRKGPEHQAVMAIAMHDTPAADAALEKMIQPGQRPSLRENVAFWLGVERGKKGLELLRKYVRDDPDDRMREKGTFAFSQSKEPEALKDLIGMARYDQSPRVRGQAIFWLAQKGSRKAAEQITDAIENDPETEVKKKAVFALSQMHDADAVPRLINVAKTNKNPVVRKQAIFWLGQMNDPRALDFLEEILTKQ; from the coding sequence ATGAAAACCTGGCAGAGACACATACTCGCAATTTTGCTGGCTGGTTATGCCGTCATGACGGCTGCGCAGCAACCCGCGCAGCCAGTCGCCCAGAAACCGAAGATATCCAACGCGAAGGTGCAGGAGCTTTCCGCGTCGTCCGGTCTTCAGGCGACTGTGGATGGCCTGGTGCAGAAACAGACCGCGCCGCTCTGGATCGGCTACAGAATTCCTGCGACCGCTAAAGAACGTACGATGTGCTGTTTTGACTCCTTCGATCAAGAAGTATCGAGTGCAAGCAAGTGTTGTATAGGCTGCAAGCTGGAGTCGGAAAGAGGCAGCTCCTTTAGCGGGACGAACTCCGACTGCTCGCCGCCAGAGCCCTTGCCCTATGCGTTCATTTTCCTGCGCGCCGAAGAAAAGCAGATTAGAAAAATTCGCGTGTACAGCGCTGACTGTCCTCTCGACTTTGCCAATCTCCCACTTTATTGGCTGGAAGACGTAAAGCCGGAGCAGAGCGTGGAACTGCTGAGCAAAATGGCCCTTGCTGAAGCCTCCGAGAGCGAGTCCCGAAGGAAAGGCCCGGAGCATCAGGCGGTGATGGCCATCGCCATGCATGACACGCCAGCCGCCGATGCCGCGCTGGAAAAGATGATTCAGCCGGGACAACGCCCGTCGCTGCGCGAAAACGTCGCGTTCTGGCTGGGTGTGGAGCGCGGAAAGAAAGGCCTGGAGCTTCTTCGCAAGTACGTGCGCGACGATCCAGATGATCGTATGCGGGAGAAAGGCACGTTCGCGTTTTCACAAAGCAAAGAACCGGAAGCGCTGAAGGACCTGATCGGCATGGCCCGGTACGACCAAAGCCCGCGCGTCAGGGGGCAGGCAATTTTCTGGCTGGCGCAGAAGGGCAGCAGAAAAGCCGCGGAGCAGATTACTGACGCAATCGAAAACGATCCTGAGACGGAAGTGAAGAAAAAAGCAGTGTTTGCGCTGAGTCAGATGCATGATGCCGATGCGGTCCCACGCCTGATCAACGTGGCCAAAACGAACAAGAACCCCGTCGTGCGTAAGCAAGCCATCTTCTGGCTGGGACAGATGAACGATCCGCGGGCGCTGGATTTTCTGGAAGAGATTCTGACTAAGCAGTAG
- a CDS encoding radical SAM protein yields the protein MHKPVKYAEKVLTYGAKGAWAVFEKINSIKPRPSFTPKWSDKPILKSWEKTKPPLGWPRSTDSLCPKCVPEIRQQIVDGKLPHEILLNEKAGEIKATIVERDGKILMVKDCPLHGHFEDVMAVDVEFFKHLEDVFPGRDIRAHNDEKLHNHGTSTVKHGRGSVLTIDLTNRCNMMCDPCFMDANQVGFVHELTWDEIKTMLDNAISIKPRRQMSVQFSGGEPTLSPYFLDAVRYARQVGYNSVQAATNGIEFAKSPEFCRQAAEAGLRYAYLQFDGIGNAANSHRQVGNLFDVKLRAIHNLHENGVDIVPVTTIINGINNEQVGRIIQFALDNPRTISFLSFQPVSFTGRDEEITDDRRQAQRYTLSHLAHDVKNQTGLGEPKRDWFPISFMSTFSDWADLIHGPSADWGQLSCGCHPNCGVGMAVMIDKETKEAVPVTAFLNGDRIAQDVAKVNDAGRGRFLSVFGMALALARNYDPFQAPKHFKLIDLLKKFDKTFGATKNPDAKYGSVSGDRTVEDIKKRRQDRWNFLFIAGMWFQDLYNYDFRRTEQCIIPYATQEGEISFCAYNTGVGWRNIIEKMHMTATLTKWYEEHGRHEIFAGGKAVGLNQSAHKLNLNEAHVHAGRNTTLDDLGIAKTAREEKLRARDEKIKKSADDARMEALYREHILKEPKPQGGFIPLGAIAPAAPKAEATQEKKEEVFGD from the coding sequence ATGCACAAGCCGGTAAAGTACGCAGAGAAAGTCCTGACCTACGGAGCGAAAGGGGCTTGGGCTGTTTTTGAAAAGATCAACAGCATCAAGCCGCGGCCTTCATTCACGCCAAAATGGTCAGACAAGCCGATATTGAAGTCGTGGGAAAAGACGAAGCCGCCGCTAGGCTGGCCGCGCTCCACGGACTCTCTGTGCCCCAAGTGCGTTCCGGAAATCCGGCAGCAGATTGTTGACGGCAAATTACCGCATGAGATCCTGCTCAATGAAAAAGCCGGCGAGATCAAAGCCACTATCGTGGAGCGCGACGGCAAAATCCTGATGGTGAAGGATTGCCCGCTGCATGGCCACTTTGAAGACGTGATGGCCGTTGACGTTGAATTCTTCAAGCATCTGGAAGACGTTTTCCCTGGGCGCGATATCCGCGCACACAACGACGAAAAGCTGCACAACCACGGCACCAGCACGGTAAAGCACGGCCGCGGATCGGTCCTTACGATCGACCTGACGAACCGCTGCAACATGATGTGCGACCCCTGCTTCATGGACGCGAACCAGGTCGGCTTTGTGCATGAGCTGACGTGGGACGAGATCAAGACCATGCTGGACAACGCGATCTCGATCAAACCGCGCAGGCAGATGTCAGTACAGTTCTCCGGCGGCGAGCCGACTCTGTCTCCATATTTCCTCGATGCCGTCCGCTACGCCCGCCAAGTTGGTTACAACTCAGTGCAGGCCGCGACCAACGGAATTGAATTTGCGAAGTCACCTGAGTTCTGCCGCCAGGCCGCGGAAGCCGGTTTGCGCTACGCTTACCTGCAGTTTGACGGTATCGGAAACGCAGCGAACTCGCATCGGCAGGTCGGTAATTTGTTTGACGTGAAGCTGCGCGCCATCCACAACCTGCATGAAAACGGCGTGGATATTGTTCCGGTCACCACCATCATCAACGGGATCAATAATGAGCAGGTGGGCCGCATCATTCAGTTTGCGCTGGATAATCCCAGGACCATCAGCTTCCTGAGCTTCCAGCCGGTTTCATTTACTGGCCGCGATGAAGAGATTACCGACGACCGCCGTCAGGCGCAGCGCTACACGCTGAGCCATCTGGCGCACGACGTAAAAAACCAGACCGGCCTGGGCGAGCCCAAGCGCGACTGGTTCCCAATCTCATTTATGTCCACCTTCTCTGATTGGGCCGACTTGATCCATGGCCCCAGTGCAGATTGGGGACAACTGAGCTGTGGATGCCACCCGAACTGCGGCGTGGGCATGGCCGTGATGATCGATAAAGAAACTAAGGAAGCAGTGCCAGTCACGGCGTTCCTGAATGGTGACCGCATCGCGCAGGACGTGGCTAAGGTCAATGACGCTGGTCGCGGACGGTTTCTCTCGGTCTTCGGCATGGCGCTGGCTCTGGCCCGCAACTACGATCCGTTCCAGGCCCCCAAGCACTTCAAGCTGATCGATCTGCTGAAGAAATTTGACAAAACGTTTGGCGCAACGAAAAATCCCGACGCGAAGTACGGGAGCGTCTCCGGCGATCGCACGGTTGAAGATATCAAGAAGCGTCGCCAGGACCGCTGGAACTTCCTGTTCATCGCCGGAATGTGGTTCCAGGACCTTTACAACTACGACTTCCGCCGTACCGAGCAGTGCATTATTCCTTACGCCACTCAGGAGGGCGAAATCAGCTTCTGCGCCTATAACACGGGCGTGGGCTGGCGCAACATCATTGAAAAGATGCACATGACGGCCACGCTCACCAAGTGGTATGAAGAGCACGGGCGCCATGAGATTTTTGCCGGCGGCAAGGCCGTGGGCCTGAACCAGAGCGCTCACAAGCTGAACCTGAATGAAGCGCATGTGCACGCAGGCCGCAACACCACGCTGGACGATCTGGGAATCGCCAAGACCGCGCGCGAAGAGAAGCTGCGCGCCCGCGACGAGAAGATAAAAAAGTCCGCGGACGATGCCCGCATGGAAGCGCTCTACCGCGAGCACATCCTGAAAGAGCCCAAGCCGCAGGGAGGGTTTATTCCTCTTGGCGCCATCGCTCCGGCGGCACCGAAAGCAGAAGCCACGCAGGAAAAGAAGGAAGAAGTTTTCGGCGACTAA
- a CDS encoding HEAT repeat domain-containing protein — translation MMNRKLFLILFLNIAVSFGLSSAAAAQQVPSAALLDPQTAEKANAHEDELYQAAKDALDNGEYDNAIKQFDGVIKIHGRRADGAMYWKAYALNKAGNKAQALTAIGELRKNYPKSNWLRDAGALEQEIRGVSNPENISDEELKLLAIQSLMNSNPEKAVPLLEKIITGNYPPKLKDKALFVLSQSGSEKAQEILVGLAKANNQPDLQKRAIRNMGMNGNPRNRAVLKEVYNSSTDISVKKTVFQAWLMCGCKDDVAALAKTEKNPELRREAIRYLGMMGGRAELLDFYKNSPDVETRKEAVGAMLMCGCAHELAEIVQTEKDPAVLDKAINTLGLVGGEESLAALTKVYNSQADVSTKKKVINALFLHGAGKEMVALARKETNPELKRSLISKMSLMNSPEISDYMMEILNK, via the coding sequence ATGATGAATCGCAAATTATTTCTGATCTTATTTTTAAATATCGCTGTTTCTTTTGGGCTGTCTTCCGCCGCTGCGGCGCAGCAAGTGCCCTCGGCTGCACTGCTGGATCCGCAGACCGCGGAGAAGGCGAACGCGCACGAAGACGAGCTGTATCAGGCCGCCAAAGACGCGCTTGATAACGGCGAATACGATAACGCCATCAAGCAATTCGATGGAGTGATCAAGATCCACGGACGCCGCGCTGACGGCGCCATGTACTGGAAGGCCTACGCTCTGAACAAGGCCGGTAACAAGGCGCAGGCGCTGACGGCGATTGGCGAGCTTCGCAAGAACTATCCCAAGAGCAATTGGCTGCGGGACGCCGGGGCGCTGGAGCAGGAAATTCGCGGCGTCAGCAATCCAGAAAACATTTCCGATGAGGAATTGAAACTGCTGGCGATCCAGAGCCTGATGAATTCCAATCCGGAGAAAGCCGTTCCCTTGCTGGAAAAGATCATCACGGGGAATTATCCCCCGAAGCTGAAAGACAAAGCACTGTTCGTACTTTCGCAGAGCGGATCGGAGAAAGCCCAGGAGATTCTCGTGGGGCTCGCCAAGGCGAACAATCAGCCGGATTTACAGAAGCGCGCTATCCGTAACATGGGCATGAACGGCAATCCCCGCAACCGCGCCGTGCTGAAGGAAGTTTATAACTCCTCCACGGACATAAGCGTGAAAAAGACCGTTTTTCAGGCGTGGCTTATGTGTGGCTGCAAGGATGACGTCGCAGCGCTGGCGAAGACAGAAAAGAACCCTGAGCTTCGCCGCGAAGCCATTCGCTACTTGGGCATGATGGGAGGTCGCGCGGAGTTGCTCGATTTCTACAAAAACTCACCTGATGTCGAGACACGCAAGGAGGCCGTGGGCGCGATGCTTATGTGCGGGTGTGCCCATGAACTGGCGGAGATCGTTCAGACAGAGAAGGACCCGGCTGTCCTGGACAAAGCCATCAATACCCTTGGTCTGGTAGGCGGCGAAGAAAGCCTTGCCGCTTTGACCAAGGTCTATAACTCGCAAGCTGATGTTTCCACAAAAAAGAAAGTCATCAATGCGTTGTTTCTGCATGGCGCCGGGAAAGAGATGGTGGCGCTGGCCCGCAAGGAAACTAATCCTGAACTGAAGAGATCGCTGATCTCAAAGATGTCTCTCATGAATTCGCCGGAAATCAGCGACTACATGATGGAAATCCTGAACAAGTAA